The DNA segment ACGCTCTATGCGTCCGTCTCGGTCGTTTCGGGGGACCGTCGAAGTGAGCTGTGGCGAGAAAATTTGTATCGTCGTATCTGATATACCATATAAATAGACCACGAGCACGCGGCCGTCGAAGGCAGGGACACCCCCGGAATCGGAAAATCGGAACACGGTCACCGAGGCTTAAGATTCCGGCTCACCTATCGGAATCCGTGATCGTCGACGAACGGGTCCTGTCCGAGGCGTTCGTCCCGAGCGAAGTGGTTCACCGTCACGAGGAGATCTCGCTCCTCTCGGAGGCCGTGGAGCCGCTGGTCTCCGGCGGACGAGCCGATCCGGCCTTCTGCTTCGGGCCGACCGGCGTCGGCAAGACCTGCATCGCCCGCTACACCATGGATCGGCTCACGGAGAAGCGCCCGGCGATCAGAGTGGCCTACGTCAACTGCTGGCAAGCGTACACCCGCTATCGCGTCCTCTACAGCCTCCTCGAAACGGTCGATCGGGCGTACGACGTCCACCGTTCGACCGCGAAGGACGAGCTGTTCGGGCGACTCCGGTCGGCGGACGACGCACCGATCGTGGCCATCCTCGACGAGGTCGATCAACTCGAAGAGAGCGCCGTACTGTACGACATTCACCGCCTTCCCCACGTGTCGGTCGTCCTCGTGGCCAACCGCGAGGAAGAGCTCTTCGCCCGCTTCGACGACCGGGTCCGATCGCGATTTCGCGCGGGCACGCGCGTCTCGTTCGACCGGTACGGCGCCGACGAGCTCGTCGCCATCCTCGCCGAACGGGCACGCCAGGGACTCGAACCCGATTCCGTGAGCGACCGCCAGCTCCGACGGATCGCCGACGCTGCAGCGGGCGACGCCCGTGTCGCGATCGGTATCCTCCGATCGGCCGCCACTCGCGCGTCGGGCCGCGGAGCCGACCACCTCACCGACGAACTCCTAGACGCCGCGATTCCCGACGCACGGCGAGCGATCCGACGGAAGACGCTGGAGAACCTGCCCGATCACCAGCGGATACTCTACGACGTCATCGACGAACACGGTGAGATCGATCCCGGCGGGCTCTACGAAGCCTACGAAAACCGGGTCGAGACACCGAAGACGCGCCGAACGGTTCGTAACTACCTGACGAAGATGGCTCACTACGACCTCGTCGAAGCCGTCGGGGAAAACCGCGGGCGAACGTACCAGGTGATCGAGCCGAACGCCCGCGAGAGAACGCATTGATGGCACCGTACGGGAACTCTGGAACACGAACACGACACAGCGCCCGGACGCTGCGCGAGGTGCCCCCGACCGCACCGGACGAACGATCGTCGTCCGGCCGACGATTCACGGCATCGAACGACACAACGGACGAACCGTCCGATGTCATCCACTGATCGAACCGATAGGTCCGAACGGATTCGTCCCGAAGTGTGGCGGTCGTTCGATAGTGGCCGGCACGCGGGATCGGCGCCGACCGTACGCACATAAGACGGTGGAACCTGCATCCCCGAGGGTTTTCGTGGCAGAGAGTGACAGACCAGTATGGGCGCACCTGGCGGGGGCGACGAGTCGGTAGCGAGAAGCGTCGCGCACGACTCGCCGGCGCGCGTGTGCGAATTGCTCGCGAACGAGGGAAGTCGGCAGTTGTTGACGACGCTGTACGAACGGGGCGGAACGGTCCCGGTCGACGAGCTCGGGGAGACCGTCGCCGCGCGCGAGCGGGTCGAGACGGACGCCGACGTGCCAGCATCCAGACACGCTCGCAAGCGCCTGCGCCACGCCATCCTGCCGAGACTCGCCGATACCGACCTCGTTACGTACGACGCCGAGACGGACGCGGTGACGCTCGCCGATCGCGGCGAGCGACTCGAACCGTATCTCGCGTGCGCGTCTGCGGCCGATGTCGACAGTCGGGCCTGGTTCCACGACCGGACCGCGATCGACCGCGAGGAGACGGAATCCGACGCGCGTCGATGACGCGGCGGTCGGCTTACCAGGCCGGTATCGGAACCGACCGGCAACGGTATTCTGACCCCCGTCGCCCTGAGCAGTGACGTTCCGGTACGTACCTCGTCGAGGGAGACACCGATCCGACGCGCTCCAGGGTGGCGTCCCGGTCGACAGTGGTCCCAGAGCCGATCTCGAGGCGGTACGACGGTGTCGGACGTCCGGTTCGTGAATCGATACACTACATTACGCGATACGAAACGGGAGTCGGCGACTGAGCCGGTGCTATCGGTCGATTCTCGAGTTTCGGGCGTCCGCGAGGGCGATCCCACCGCCCCGAAGGGTCGAAAGGTGATCGACAGGTTCGACGCGCTCAGCGGCTTACCCCGGAAACACTGGCCGTTCGAGACTGATACCCCAGTAGCAACGAAGGTGTACAGTGCGTAGACTATTATAATTTAATAGTCCTTCAATCGTAATCTATATCTCTGGGCGTGAGATAAATAGGGGTGACCATGCGAGAAAATAGCGACCACCGGTTCGACCGACGAACGATCCTGAAAGCAGCGGGTGCCGCAGGCGCGACGCTCGGGCTCGGCAGCGTCGTTTCGGCGACGCCGGGACGTGAACCAGGTCCGAAAGAAGACGAAGTACTCGTCGGGACCGAAGACGACGTCTCGATTGCGACCGTACGATCGACCGTCGAGTCGACGATTCCGGACGACGCGGCGATCGTCCACGAGAACGACGTCCTCGAATACGTGGCGGTGAAGCTGTCCGACGACAGCCCGAGTACGATGGAGCCGGTCATCGAGCGACTGGAGCGCCAGCCCGGCGTCGCCTACGCCGAGCGCAACGAGACCTGGTACGCGTTCTCCCAGCCGAACGATCCGCGTTTCGGCGACCAGTACGCGCCACAGCTCGTCAACGCGCCGGACGCCTGGGAAACGACGATGGGCTCTATGGACGTCACCATCGCCGTCGTCGACACGGGCGCCCAGTACGACCACGAGGACCTGGCCGCCCGATATCGTGACGATCCCGGATACGATTTCGCCGACGACGATAGCGACCCGTACCCACCGAATCCGAGCAACGAACAGCACGGCACCCACGTCTCCGGGTGCGCGGCGGCGACGATCGACAACGGCACCGGGACGGCCGGTATCAACAACTGTACGCTCATCAACGCCCGCGTCCTAAGCGGCAATAGCGGTTCCTTGTCCGACATCGCAGACGGCATCCAGTGGGCGGCGGACGAGGGCGCTGACATCATCAACCTCTCACTGGGTGGCGGTGGCGCCAACGAGACGGGTCGTCAGGCGATCAACTACGCGTACGACAGCGACACGCTGCCGATCGCGGCGGCGGGTAACGATGGTGGTCCGGTCTCGTATCCGGCGGCCTACGAAAACTGTATGGCGGTCTCGGCGATCGACGAGAACGAGAACCTCGCGAGCTTCTCGAACCGCGGCCCGGAGATCAACGTCGCCTCGCCGGGGGTGGACGTGCTCGCGCCGGTTCCGACCGACGACTACGCCGAATTCTCCGGTACGTCGATGGCGTCGCCGGTCGCCGCCGGCGTGGCCGCCCTCGGCAAAGCGGCACACCCCGACCTCTCGACCCAGGAACTCTGGGACAAACTAGAGGAGACGGCCGTCGACATCGGCCTGCCGGGGGACCACCAGGGATCCGGACGCGTCGACGCCGCCACCATCGTCGAGGGCGGGAGCGGCGGCTGCAGTGGCGAGACCCAGACGACCACCGAGTCGGGTTACCTCGCCTGGTGGAACGACCGTGAGGACTACACCTACGCCACGACCACCGCCAGCCCCTGTGGCATCGACCTCGAACTCGAGGGGCCCGGCGACTTCGCCAACTACGACCTCTACGTGACCTACGACGGGCGCACGCCGACGCCCGACGATTACGACGATCGCTCGGCCGGTTCCGGTCCAAACGAGGCACTCTCAGGAAGCCTCTCCGGCGCCACCGACGTCGGCGTCCTCGTCCACGCCGAAAGCGGCTGGGGCAGCTACGACCTCACCATCACCGAACAGGGTCAGAACTGAGACGCTCGGGCTGCCGGCTGACTGCTCGCAGCCGCCTCGATCGTGCCGATGAATCCACACCGGCGGGATCGAGTACCGGCTGAGCGCTCGTATCCACCGTTTCAGTACCGTCGTATCGAGGGCCGACGGACGAGCGCTCGCTCGCGACGTCCTACCGAACGACCCTAGTCACCGACGTCCGCGTCCAGCCGCCCGGTCTCGTGGCCGGTCCAGTCGAACCAGCGCTGAAAGCGGATGGCGACGTGGACCAGCGCGAGCAGGACGGGGACCTCGATCAGCGGACCGACGACGGTCGCGAAGGCGACGCCGGAGCTGACGGTGAAGATGGCGACCGCGACGGCGATCGCGAGTTCGAAGTTGTTCGACGCCGCGGTGAAGCCGATCGCGGTCGTCGTCGAGTAGTCCGCGCCGATCGCGTGACCCATCCCGAAGCTGACGAGGAACATGACGACGAAGTAGATCGTCAGCGGGACGGCGATCCACAGGACGTCTGTCGGCTGGGCGACGATCCGATCGCCCTGCGTGGCGAACATCACGACGATGGTGAACAGGAGCGCGACGAGCGTGAGGGGGCTGATCGACGGCGCGAACGTCTCGTCGTACCAGTGCTCGCCCTTCGTGCGAGTCCCGACGTACCGCGAGCCGATTCCCGCAGCGAAGGGCACCCCGAGGAAGACGGCGATCGCCTCGAAGACGTCCCGCGGACCGATGTCGAACGTCTCGATGCCGGCGGCCATCGCGTCGAGGCCGAGCTGGCCCGGCAGGACGAGCGCGAAGAACCAGACGTAGACGCCGTAGGTGAGGATCTGGAAGACGCTGTTGAACGCGACGAGGCCGGCGGCGTACTCGCTCGAGCCGTCGGCGAGGTCGTTCCAGACGAGCACCATCGCGATACACCGCGCCATCCCGATGAAGAGCAAGCCGAGGAAGTACTCGGGACGGGCGGGGAACCAGGGGACGACGCCGCTGAAGAAGACCACGGCGAGGGCGAACATCAGCGTTGGCCCGATGAGCCAGTTCTGCACGAGGGAAAGCGAGAGGATTCGCCACTGGCTGAACACGCGCGGAAGGCGCGCGTAGTCGACCTTCGCGAGCGGCGGGTACATCATCGCGATCAACCCGATCTCGACGAGGTGGAGGTCCTGGATGGGGTCGACGACGCCTGGGGCGATGGAGCCGAGTCCCACGCCGATCACCATCGCGGCGACGATCCAGACGGAGAGGTACTTATCGAGAAAATCCATGGTCCGGGGGTCGCCGCAGTCCGGACAGGAACAGTCGGGCCCGTGCTCGTGCGCCGTCGCCGGCTCAGTCATCCGTCTCACCTTCCGGTTCGGCCGTCGGCTGCTGATCGCGCGGGTCGTCGCGACGCATCCGCTCGATATCGTCGAACAGGTCACGGACTCGCCGCTCGATGTCGCCGCGGATCTCGCGGACACGATCGACGGGTTGGTCGTGCGGATCGGCGAGATCCCAGTCCCGAGCGTCGCCGCGCCAGATGGCCGGACAGATGCCGTCGGCCGAACAGCCCATGGTGCAGACGACGTCGCAAGCGGCGAGTTCGTCGGAGGAGATCGGTCGAGGATCGCGGTCGGCGGGGTCGAATCCCGCTTCGACCATCACCTCGCGAACGACCGGATGGATCTCGTCGGCCGGATCGGTGCCGCCGGTCACGATCGACAACACGTCCGCCAGTCCGCGCCGGTCGCGTTCGCGTTCGGCGAAGGCGGTCGCCAGCTGGCTCCGGCCGGCGTTTTGCACGCAGACGAACGCGATCGTCAGGGGTGTATCGGCGCCCGCAGCGGGTGCGTCGTCCTGCGCCTCGGTCACGCCTGGTCACCTCGCGTCTCCGCCAGGGCCGCGAGAAGCCGTTCGGTGCGTTCGGTCGGCCGGTAGTACCGCCACGTGCCGTCCTTTCGTCGAGAGACGAGCCCGGCGTCGGCCAGATCCGAAAGTGCGTGGCTGATCGCACTGTCGCTCACGTCGACCAGCGGCGACAGTTCACAGACGCACAGTTCCTCGTCGGCTTCGACGAGCAGCGAGGCGATTCTGTACCGGGTCTCGTTTCCGAGCGTCGAGAGCGCCGCGAGATCGGCCGACGGGTCGGTCGGAACCGCCTCGTCGAGCGACTCGAGTTCGCGCACGCGGTCGTCGACGTCAGCGTCACAGCACTCGTCGAGTTGGGTTTCGAGCAATCGACGGAGCGAAGATGACTGGGGCATCAGTATCTGAATATCTGAACAGGTACTCATATAGATGTTCGGATCGCAGTGAAGCGGTGACGTGCAGATCCAGTTGGGAATCGCTCACCGGCACTCGTCGAGGGGCAGAAACACCTCGTCGTCCGCGGAGAGCCACGCCGTCAGGCGCGCCCACTCGTGGCACTGACGCGGGTACACGGTGCGTCGATCCGGGGCGGCGTCGTTCCGGACGACCGTCGAGACGAGGTCGACCGGGGCGTGGGTTGGGCCATCGTCCACCATCTGGTCGGTCGGGTTTCCCCGCGTGTGGCTGTCGGCTGTCATGGAACTCCGGAGCGTGCGATCGCTCCGGTTTCGGGTATCGGGAGCGGGGTAAAAGCTACTGCTAAGAGGACTATTGAGTGATCCGGACCGATCAGAGCACGCAGCCGAACCGACTCGAGTGACACCGACGCGAATGCGGGATCGACGGTAACGTATCAGGCTGGCGGGCGTCGTCGAACCGGACGAACGGAAATGGAGCGGTCGACGGGGAGAAATCGGCGGCCGAACAGGTACCAGGGCGGACGGCCCACCGGAACGCGTGGGTGAGCGGCCGGGCGGGGACGTCTCAGGCACGGGCGAGGGGACGTTCGTCGCACTCGTAGCGCCGCTCGATTCGGAGGAGTATGTCGGCGACAGTCGCGAGCACCGGATATGTCGACTCGATATCGGCGTAGAGGTACTCCTGAACGTGGCTGGTGTCTACCCGCCAGCTACCGGTGAGCGCGTGCTCCTGGATCGCAACCTGTCGATCGGCCGCGACGGACTTGCAGCGTCGCTCCATTGTGACGAGCGTCGAACGAACCGCGTCGAGATTTTCGAACGGGCCACGTGACGAGGACGACGCGGCGAGCGATTCGAGACCCGTCGAGACCTGACGAAGCGTCCGTTCGGCCACCGCGAGAGACTGCCGTTCGTCCTCGAGCGTGGCCAGAAATTGGGTTCGACGGGCTCGCGCATCGCTCGCCGCCGCGCGGACCGCGCGTTTGCACAGGGCGGTGAAGGGGCCCGCGAGCAGCGCGGACGCCACGTCCGGACCAAACTCGGCCGCGATGCTTTCGGAATACGTGTCGTCGTAGTCGTCTGCGTAGTGAGAGACACCCATGACGGTATCTGCGTACGCCCGTCTAACCGCCACGGCACCGGAGCGATCCGCGTCCGATCCACCGACGAAGTACTGCCCGCCACTGGTCGTCGACGATCTCGTGACCGGAACGTCGTCGACCGCGTCCAGGAACGCCTCGAACGCGCGGGCTTCCGCCAGAATACGGCGCCGCTCTCCCCTGAGCGCTCGTTTCGCCGCTACCATTCGGTCGAGGGAGTCCACCAGTGGGTAATTCGGATCGTTCACGACTGTCCCGGCTCACTGGGACGTGGTAAGCCGTTATATGAGCCGTACGGGGAACTATGGAGGGATACGTTCGCCGGGGTGATCGGTCCGCGAGAATCCGGCGCTGACACCTCGGTCTACCGTGGCACCAGGACACGTGGTCGGGAATCCCGATCGGTGTCGACGGTCATCGACCACCTGTCGCACCGACTCATCGAGTGTCCTAACAACAACCACCATCGGCCTCGGCGATCGCCTCGGAAGCCGAACGAGCCGCGTCAATGATTCTGCGGAGGGAGTCGGCGACGAGTTCGTAGCAAACCGCGTCCGACGCGCGTGCTGCTTCCGACAGCGCTGTCACCTCGGTCGTGGCGCGGGCGTACCGATCAATGACGGGGTCGGGCCGGCCGGCGAGCGCCGGGTCGAGGACGGATCGAACCGCTTCGTCGGCCGACTCGAAGGCCGTCCTGATCGGCGGTTTCGGTGAACTCGACTGGCGAGCGGCGGCGGTCGCGATCCGTTCGACCTCGGAGACGAGCCGGGAGAGTGATCGAGCCGTTCGGTAGTGCGCGAAGGCGGCGGTCCGGTCGGCGCCGAGTCGGTCGAGCTCCGTCACGTCGGCCAGGCCGCGGCGGAAGCCCCGGCGAACGAACGCGACCTGTCGCCTCGGCGCCTCGATCCGATCGAGCGCGCGAGCCGCCCGATCGTCGTCGCCAGGGACGACGGCCTCGATCGCCAGTTCGTACGTCGATCGCGTCCTGTGACAGAGCTGGGAGACCGTCTGAGCGAGCGAGATGTCCGCCGCGTCGAGGAGATCGACCGCGACGAGTTCGGTCTCGGACTCGTGGTCGATCTCCAACCCGATCAACCCGCCGATCAGATCCGACAGATCGCGACGGAGCGCCCTGTCGATGCCAGTCGCGTCGACGACCGTGATCCGATCGCACCCGCCGGCGTAGGCAGCTCGGACGCGGGACGGCACCTGCGTCGGGTCCGTCGACGCGGCGTCTATTCGCGTCGACCGGGCCGACGGCTCGATCGACTTCGCCGAGAGGACCAGCCGATCGTCGTTCGGGTAGAGCTGGATCGCGCTCCCGCGATCGATTCCCTGTTCGAGCGCCCACTCCTTCGGCAGTGAGACGACGAACGTCGAGTTACCAGCCAGTTGCACCGTCCGCTCGACGGCGTCGGGTGGATCGACGCTCATGGGTTCGAACTGTCAGTACAGCAATTCATCATCGGTTTCCACCATGTACAGGGTCCGGGCGGCGATGTTGACGGCGTGGTCGCCGACGCGTTCGAGGTCGCGGATCGTCAGCAGGATGCGCGAGACGTCCGCGAGAACGGGTTCGACGGAATTGGGGGTGTCGACGGTGGCGCCGGCGAAGAGCAGATTGCGCACGACGACGTCGCTCGCCTCGCGGCATCGCTCGTCGATCGCTTCGTCCCGGGCCGCGACCTCGCGGGCCGCGACGGTGTCTCCCTCCGCGTACGCCCTGGTCGCGTTCTCGACCATCTCGACCGTCGCCTCACCGATTCGGACGGCGTCGATATCCGGGTACCGCTCGCGGTCCGCGTCGAGCGTGTACTGGCCCAGATTAGTGGCCAGATCGCCGACCCGCTCGAGATCGGTGATGATCTTGAACGAGGCCGCGACGAACCGCAGGTCGCCAGCCACCGGCTGCTGGAGCGCCAACAGGTCGATGCACTCACTCTCGAGATCGAGGTAGCGCTCGTTGATCTCGTGATCGCCCGTGACGACGCGCTCGGCGAGGTCGACGTCGTGATCGGCGTACGCGTCGAGCGCGAGCCCCAGTCGGTCGCAGACGAGATCGCTCATCGCGAGGACGGCCGACCGCAGCCGATCGAGGTCGTCCTGGTAGGAATCTCGGACCACGGCGATCACCCGAACTTCCCGGTGATGTAATCCTCGACGCGCTGGTGTGCTGGGTTCTCGAAGATCTCGTTGGTGTCGTCGAACTCGACGAGTTCACCGCCGGTGAGGAAGACGGCGGTCTTGTCGGAGATGCGGGCGGCCTGTTGCATGTTGTGGGTGACGATGACGACGGTGTACTCTTCGGCCAGGTCCTCGATGAGATCCTCGATCTTCGAGGTGGCGACGGGGTCGAGCGCAGACGCCGGTTCGTCCATCAACACGATATCAGGGTCGACCGCGATGGCACGGGCGATGCAGAGGCGCTGTTGCTGGCCGCCCGAGAGGTCGAGCGCGCTGTGGTGGAGTTTGTGCTTCACTTCGTCCCAGAGCGCAGCTCGCTTCAACGCCCGCTCGATGATCTCGTCCGTGACCGCCTCGTTCTGGACACGGAGGCCGAACGCGACGTTGTCGTAGATGCTCTTGGGGAACGGGTTCGGGTGCTGGAAGACCATACCGATTCGGCGACGCAACACGACGGGATCGACGTCGTCGCCGTAGAGGTTCGTTCCCTCGAGCAGAACGTTACCCTCGATACGAGCGGCCTCGACGAGGTCGTTCATGCGGTTGAGACAGCGCAAGAACGTCGACTTCCCGCACCCCGACGGGCCGATCATCGCAGTCACCTGGTGGCGCGGTATCGCCATCTCGACGTCCTGAAGTGCCTGCTCGTCGCCGTAGTGGACGTTCAGGTCTCGGACCTCGAGGACCGATGGAGTCTCCTCACTCTCGCGATACGAGACGTTCGTATCGAACAGTGGTTCTTCGCCACCGGAGATCGGTCGGCTCTCCGCTGACGAAAGCGTCCCGTCATCCACCTGTCCGCCGTTGTGGGCTGGCTGTGCTGTCGCGTCGTCGATGTCGTTACGACTCATGAGTTGTCACGGGTCTGGTATCGGTTTCTGATCAGGATCGCCGCCGCGTTCATCAGCAACATCAGCGCGAGCAACACGATCGCAGTTGCGGCGACGACGCCCGTCCGGTACTCGGGCATATTGTTGCCCTTCGCGGCGAATATCTGGAGTGGCAGCGCGGTCGCACCGGAGAAGAGGCCGTCCGGGGGTGAGAAGCGCGTAGTCGCGATGGCGAGCATCACGAGCGGCGCCGTCTCCCCGATCGCGCGTCCAAGCGCGAGAATCGTCCCGGTTAAAATGCCGGGAACCGCCCGGGGAAGGACGACGTTGCGCACCGTCTGCCAGCGGCTCGCACCGAGACCGTACGACGCGGTTCGGTACTCGTCCGGGACCGAGCGCAACGCTTCCTGTGCGGCGACGATGACGATCGGCAAGATCAGGAGACCGAGCGTCACCGCACCGGCGATGAGGATGCCCGGCGTCAGGCCGAAACCCTGGCGGAACAGCGCGAGGCCGAGGAGGCCGTAGACGACCGACGGGACGCCGGCGAGGTTCGAGATATTGACGTCCAGCACGCTCGCGAGTCGGCCGCGCCACCCGGTGGACGCGGCGTACTCCTCGAGGTAGATCGCCGCGCCGACGCCGACGGGGAAAGCAAGCACCGCCATCAATCCCACCAGCATAATGGAGCCGATCAACTGCGGGTAGATGCCGGCCTGTTCGGGCCGAAAGTCCGACCAGCTTTCGAGCAGTAGCGTCGGCGTCACCCACGTCTCGATGGCAGTGACGTCGAAGTTACCCACGAGCCAGGTCCCTGCGAGCGCGCCACCGACAAGGAGGTAGGGGCCGAGCAGCCCGACTGCACCGTCGCGGTTGTGAGAAAGCGTGTCGACGGTGAAAAAGGCCACCGGAGCGACGAACCCGCCAACGAGAACGAGCCACAGCGACGGGTTGACGCCGCGGTCCAGCGAGACTGCGATTGTGAGTGCGACAGCCCCGAGCGCGGCTACTACGGTCGCGACGGCCGCTCGCCGTGACCGGCGCCGCCGAGCGATCTCGCCGAGTAGCAACGCGACAGGGATCGGAACGAACAGCGCGTACAGCACCCAGTCTTTGGCCATCGCGGCGATCGGTGCGGTAAGATCGTAGCAGAGAAAGCCCGCGAGCAGGCCGAGCAGCGTCGACAGCGGGATCGCGGGCCCCGTATACTGGCTCTCGCCGACGAGACGCGCGTAGGCGACGACGAGGGCGGGCGGCCCGAGTGTAAAGACCGTGTGAATGCCAACGTCGCGGGGGCCGAGCGCGTCCGGGACGGCGAAGGCGACCAGGCTGAACGCGAGACAACCGAAAACGACGGCGTACGATCGAGCGTGTACCTCCGCCGTCGCCGGTCGTCGCCGGACGTACAGCGTGTACGCGCTAATCGGTCCGACCAACGTCGCAACGTAGACGAGATACCACGCCGGCGCTGCCGCGGAGAGGCCGAACGCGTCGGCGCCGATGAGGACGAACATCGCGACGAGGGCGACCAGACCGAACAGCGTCGCGAGGACGAGCGATCCCTCGAAGAACCGGCCCTTGAGGCGACGCCACCACAGCTCCCTGTCGGTACCGAAGGTCGT comes from the Halovivax cerinus genome and includes:
- the pstA gene encoding phosphate ABC transporter permease PstA, with protein sequence MAAETDSATTFGTDRELWWRRLKGRFFEGSLVLATLFGLVALVAMFVLIGADAFGLSAAAPAWYLVYVATLVGPISAYTLYVRRRPATAEVHARSYAVVFGCLAFSLVAFAVPDALGPRDVGIHTVFTLGPPALVVAYARLVGESQYTGPAIPLSTLLGLLAGFLCYDLTAPIAAMAKDWVLYALFVPIPVALLLGEIARRRRSRRAAVATVVAALGAVALTIAVSLDRGVNPSLWLVLVGGFVAPVAFFTVDTLSHNRDGAVGLLGPYLLVGGALAGTWLVGNFDVTAIETWVTPTLLLESWSDFRPEQAGIYPQLIGSIMLVGLMAVLAFPVGVGAAIYLEEYAASTGWRGRLASVLDVNISNLAGVPSVVYGLLGLALFRQGFGLTPGILIAGAVTLGLLILPIVIVAAQEALRSVPDEYRTASYGLGASRWQTVRNVVLPRAVPGILTGTILALGRAIGETAPLVMLAIATTRFSPPDGLFSGATALPLQIFAAKGNNMPEYRTGVVAATAIVLLALMLLMNAAAILIRNRYQTRDNS